The stretch of DNA ATcagtaacaacaacaaaaaaaacttatgtGTAATATTATGGTATTTTCTGAATGACCTTAGAGTAGCATGTCAACATCATCGTATGTAAATATGGCCATGACCATTAAATTAAACCATCTGACGTGTCAATTCTGTCTGTGAAggcttgtatgtgtgtgtgtgtgtgtgtgtgtgtgtgtgtgtgtgtgtgtgtgagtgagtgtgtgtgtgagtgtgtgtgtgtgtgtgtgtgtgagtgagtgagtgtgtgtatgtgtatgtgtgtgtgtgtgtgtgtgtgtgtgagtgagtgtgtgtgtgtgtgtgtgtgtgtgtgtgagtgtgtgtgtgtgtgtgtgtgtgtgtgtgtgtgtgtgtgtgtgtgtgtgtgtgtgtgtgtgtgtgtgtgtgtgtgtgtgtgtgtgtgtgtgtgtgtgtgtgtgtgtgtgtgagtgtgtgtgtgtgtgtgtgtgtgtgtgtgtgtgtgtgtgtgtgtgtgtgtgtgtgtgtgtgtgtatgttgtgAGTGAGATCATTGACCTCAGAGCTGAGAGTCAGCAGAAACACACAATACAGCTCGGCCTGCTGCTGTTCCTGCTCTTCACACACATATCCGTTACAGATGTGAGGCATCGTGACCCGCCGCTGTGAGGAAACACTATTGTTCACACAAGAGTCTGATGAACAGCATCAGATGAGCGGGAAATCACAGCAGCAGAAGCCCAGAACAATGTCTCTGCACTCACCGAGACGTTCATGACTAACACTATTGTTCTGACAGCTCGATTGTTTCTTTGGAAGCTCAACCTGTAAACATGCATTAACGAGGAATTAAATCACGGATCTGATAAGCAATTAGCTAGATCTTCCCTTCATGGGTCTTCTCTTGTTTATGAAACTCCAAGTTCATACAGACACTAATGGGATTGTAGTGAATGAGCTCTGAATTATGGCTTTGGCGACACCAAGTGGTGAAAGCAACTTCCAAAATCAAGAGATTTTCAcccaaattaaatatattattaaattaaaataatttattaaatgattgattttttcatttaatgttcaaaactattttaaaagagaaaatataatataaaatataaatataatataaaaagcaGTTTTACAAGAGAATCTCTTTATGTTCCACcaataactttaaatatttgtgtagttctttagaaaatgaaaataacccAGAAATCAATGTCCAAAGATCCACGATATACAGTGGCTAAATCTGTTAAAATAACATAACCActaaatttttttcttttttttccccttaaaaGCTTCCCCTTTGTTGGTTTAAATATTGCATTAACAATGACAAAATCTAAAATGATTTGTTTGGGgttcattttataaaattaaaaaattatatttaaaaatatatcatctCAAAATCCTGCAGTTTTAACAGGAGTTTGTAGTTTTTATAGCCATTGCACAACACTAAAAAGTGAAAATAGCTCTTGATAAGAAGGTTCTTTGATAGTGTGAATGAAACACAATCAAACTAAACATATAAAACCTTTTTTATCACAAAAACCATGAAGAACAGACACTTCAAGATTTACACAACTCATCTTTTATAAAGCATCTTACAGTCAAAACACAGGAAAAGACCTGAGGACATCTGACATGAAACTGTGCAAATTGGTCTGATTTCAGCAAAACAGATGCAATACAAAATAGTTATTTGATAATAAAATCAGATATAAACACAGGCTGGGACACATCGTCACAAACAGGCATAAATATACATACTCTCTCAAAATGCATttccttaataataataatatcaattaATACTATCAATTCAATGCAAATAGTAATTCTGATTAATTCATTGTACAGCTAAACagataaatgcatattttcttCATAGAGATTTGCAATATTTTCGAGCGTCTGTTGGTGCATAATATTCCCAGATCCTGAGATTCAAACGCAGCATAAGAAAATCCAGGAACGTGAATGAGACAAACCCGCTGTAAACCGTTCAACCTGACAGAGAAACACTCACCAACAATATGCATATTAAGCACTCTAGTGACAttgatatatttactatatGACATTTGTTGTGTATAGTAACGTGTAAGGTTCAGCTGGTTAATTTCAGTAACTGGTAGATGTCAAAATGACACCTTTCtgctgctaaaaagctttttttctctgtttacagttattttacaaTAGCTGTGTGTTCCAACTGCAAGCAGcatataaaatcacaaataattaattatactaTAGTAGCTCTTTTACCAGTTAATGCATGTTAATGGCCTACTTTTTGAATACCATGTGCATGCTTCTCATTAAgaaatgtgtccctgcagcacagaagcagtcataagcagcacaggtatatttgtagcaatagccaacaatacattgtatgggtcacaattatcaatttttcttttatgccaaaaatcattaggatattaagatcatgttccatgaagatattttgtatatttcctaccgtaaatatatcaaaacttcatttttgattagtaatatgcattgctaagaacttcatttgaacaactttaaaggtgattttctcagtatttagatttttttgcaccctcagattccagattttcaaatagttgcatctcagacaaatataacaaaccatacatcaatggaaagctcatttattcaaaTTGTCCCTCatcactggttttgtggtccagggtcacaaatactACTTTTGGCAGACTATAGGAAAGGAGGCATTATTCGGAGTTAGTGCAGCTGGTTTTACATCTGGTTCTTTAAAACATGTTATCTACTGgtttccatcttaaaaataaatcaagctGCAATGCAGTGCTTCAGTGTGACCGTGATGTTTTTCTGACGCAATCTTTGACAAACAAAACATGACTAGAGAACATCAGGCGCACGGCAGCACCATCTGCTGATTGTGAGAGGAACGACTGCTGCTCTCGTCGTCTCTTCTCCGTCCGGTTCTTCTCTTTGTCTCGTTTTCTAGTTTCTAGCTGAAGCCGCAGCAGCTGGATGGCTCCGTCTCCGGCTGCATCACGTCATGAAGGTGAAATCTGGGCTCGACGGGCAGCTGGACCGAGCACCTCACCAGCTCTCTGCGCAGGACAGAGGATCACAAACTCTGTGTAGAAACACGAACATCTTTCTCCTAACATTTTAGATTCAGTTCTGCAAGCATGCTGGAAGAAACTCACTTTGCCACCGTCATAAAGGCCTCGTCGACGTTGAGTCCGGTTTTGGCACTGGTCTCTAGGAAAATGACTCCATATTCCTGCGAAAACcaagttaatgtgaataaagcTCTAACTATTTGGGTTCCCAAACCAACACTTGACcaataaatgtgtatttgtaaaattaattatgaattaggTATTGCTTGTCTTGTAATTTGTGAAATGGTTCTGAAAGAATAATTAAAGCTGTACTAGattatacatacacatacagtaataattaaatatatacacacaattgTGACGTCTCTTCTgttcaaagctgcatttatttgatcgagaaacacagtaaaaaattgtgaaatattattagaatttaaaacagctgtttctatgtgaatatgtgttaaactgtaatttatttctgtgatgcgcagctgtattttcagcatcattactgcagtcttcagtgtcacatgatcttcagaaatcattctaatattgtgcagcacaactgttttcaacattgataataatcagaaatgtttcttgagcagcagatcagcatattagaatgatttctgaaggattaatAGAGAGATTGAAGGCTTTCCGTGCCAGGAATCTCCCTATTTTTCCCATGTTTTCCATGACTGTGGGAACTAAAGAGCCGACATAAACGTTCACGATCAGCTCTGAAACACAGGAATAGAGTAGAGGAGTGATTGAGACTCACTCTGGCGAGTTTCTCTCCGTCCTCTCGTCTGATCACTCTGGCGCTGGCCATGTCTGACTGTAGATATGACACGTACAGTTACAGTTATAGCAGAGTTATGACTTATATAACACAAGATCCAAGCTCAAAGTCTTCTTACCTTGTTGCCAAGCAACATGATGACCACATCATCCTGAGCATATTCATGGATCTCAGTAAGCCACGCCTACAACAAAAcatccagccaatcagaagcctctAACATTCTCTCTTTAGAGATAAAAAACTCATGTCGAATAATGTTAGATATTTATTATAACAATTAGTTCAATTATGTTAGATAAACAACATACTAGCTGCCAAAACCACAAAccattattatagttaacaaaaaaaaaaaaaaacttttgttacttgaaataaaataaaataattttaactagTTTCAGTAACATTTTACTTGGTTAACTTGATGGACTAAAATAcgtaaaactaaaattgaactAAAATGAGTTATTAATAGTTCTGTCAAAAGATTAATTGCgataaatcgcatccaaaataaaagtttgtttacataatatgtgtactgtgtatatttattatgtatatataaatacacacacatgcatgtatattatttaagaaaaataagttacatgtaaatatgtgtaaatattttctaaatatatactgaatgtgtgtgcatttatatatgcataaatatacacagtacacacacatattatgtaaaaaaaacttttattttggatgcttttgacagcactagttattaataattattaaaactatatataactagttgtaaaaataaaataaaatgtataaaaataaatataaaataaaataatgaaatataaaataaaaaacaaatttcaaatattaacaaaaactacactaatatcttaatgataatattttaaaaaaaaagaaaagaaaaaaagacactgCTTGAAATTATGAAAACAGATTTTTCAACAAATGCTCAGTGAAAAGAAGCTGACCATCAACCTCAGGAGGagaaactaaatattatattatattatttgttttatatgtgTTCATGTGCTGATAATCAGAGTTCGTACCCTTGTGTTGTCGAAGGAGGATTTGCTGGTGATGTCATAGAGCAGAAGAAGAGCTGTGAGATCAACAATCAAACGATCATCGATTAGAATAAAACCACCGCATCCCACACAACACTGACAGACAGTGAAGGGTTAATGATGTCTCACCCTGAGCATCTCTGTAATACGCGTGTGTGACGCTCCGAAACCTCTCCTGTCCCGCCGTAT from Onychostoma macrolepis isolate SWU-2019 chromosome 12, ASM1243209v1, whole genome shotgun sequence encodes:
- the LOC131551110 gene encoding ras-related protein Rab-37; translated protein: MDQISAARVAYNQDLTHKTILVGDSGVGKTSLLVQFDQGKFIPGSFSATVGIGFTNKVLTVDELKVRLQIWDTAGQERFRSVTHAYYRDAQALLLLYDITSKSSFDNTRAWLTEIHEYAQDDVVIMLLGNKSDMASARVIRREDGEKLAREYGVIFLETSAKTGLNVDEAFMTVAKELVRCSVQLPVEPRFHLHDVMQPETEPSSCCGFS